The genomic window TAAGAATAACGGTAACTTTGGTGGTTCTAGTAATATTGTTTTAAGAGGTACAAAAAGTATTACGGGTGATAATCAGGCACTAATCGTTTTGGATGGGGTACCGATTATTAGTGGTAACCTAAACTCTAGTGATGCTTCAAGAGGGCGTGATGGGTTCGACTTTGGTAATGCTACAGCAGATATTGACCCAAATAACATTGAGTCAATAAACGTACTTAAAGGGGCTGCAGCAACTGCATTATATGGAAGTATGGCATCCAATGGAGCTGTAATTATTACTACCAAAAAAGGTAAAAAGAGTAAAACACTTGGCCTTAGTTTGAGTTCTACTGTTTCAGTCGGACAAATGGATAAAAAAACTTTTCCAAAATACCAGAATCTATATGGAGGTGGTTATTCAGGTGAGGATAGCTTTATTCATGGGGATGTAAATGGAGACGGAATTGAAGATATCATTTCGCCAACAGCAGACGACGCCTCCTATGGACCAAGGTTCGATCCGAATTTAATGGTTTATCAATGGGATGCATTTGTTCCGGGAGATCCTAATTATGGTAAAGCGACCCCTTGGGTAGCTCCTAAAAATAATCCGACTAAATTCTTCCAAAATTCACTTTCATTTGTTAATAGTTTTAACTTAAATGGAGGGGATGAGTTGAATATGTATAACTTAACAGTTACAAATAATTACGAGACAGGTATATTACCTAACAGTAGATTGAATAAAAACATGTTAAGTGGTAGCTATAGCAGAAAATTTGCAGATAATTTTACAGCACGTACTTTTTTAACATTTAATGATCAAACTACCATCGGACGAAATTCTGTAGGATATGGAGATAATATTTTGACTGGTTTTAGACAATGGTATCCTTTAAATGTTGATATTCTACATCTAAGAGACACTTATTTCAGAACGAAGCAAAATTATACATGGAATATGAATAATCCTCTTAATGGGGATCTGTCTCCTGCTTTCTGGAACAATCCATATTGGGACAGATATGAAAATTTTTCTTCTGATGATAAAACAAGGTTAATTACCGGTGCAGAATTATCATATGATGTTACAAGCAAACTTAATATCTTAGGGAGGGCGACTATTGATTACACAAATAGCAAGCAGGAGATAAGAAAAGCTGTGGGGAGTCATGCTGAAGAATTTGGTTTGTCACAAGCCGATGAAACTTCCGGATATTGGGTATTTGATGATACTATCCTGAGACAGACTTATGATTTGATTGGGCGTTATACATGGAATATTTCTGATAAAATGAATGCATTATTCGTTGCAGGGGGACAATTCATGGATCAGCATCAAAGAAGTATGGAAAATTCTACTACAGGAGGTTTGATTATCCCTGGATTATATACAATTGCGAATTCACGTGCATATTTCCCGCCAGTAGAAACGAATATCAGAGGTCAGAAGGCAGGGGTATATGCACAGGCATCATTTGATTTTGATAAATTTTTATTCTTAGAAGGTACGATTCGTAATGATACATCTTCTGCACTTCCGAAGGCTAATAGAAACTATACCTATTATTCATTAGGATCAAGTTTTGTTTTTTCTGAATTTATTAAAACTAATTGGTTAAGTTTTGGAAAACTGAGATTAAGTTATGCAGAAGTAGGTAATGATATGGCTTTCGGAAGACCAGGTTTCTTTGGCAACAGAGGAACAGTAGGAGGACTTCCTATGGCTGATATTAATACAACATTTGTAGATTTTGAAACTTTAAAACCAGAAAGACAGAAAAGCTGGGAAGTTGGTTTAGAAGCTTCAATGTTTAAAAGAAGAGTATCTTTAGACGTATCATTATACAAAACAAATACACAAGACCTATTATTTAGTGTACCGCAATCACCTTCAACAACATATAGTTTTTCTTTAATTAATGCAGGAGAAACTGAAAATAAAGGTATTGAAGTAGCTTTAGGTTTAGTACCATTAAAAAGCAAAGATTTCCAATGGGATATCAATGTAAACTGGGCTAAAAATAGAAATATGGTTGTTGCTCTAAATCAAGGAAGAGATAATTTACAATTAGCAAGTTTCCAAGAAACAACTCTTAATGCTACTGTAGGTGATGCTTACGGAACATTTAGAGGAACAGGATTTGTTTATGATGCCAATGGAAATAAAGTTGTAGATGAAGATGGACATTATCTAGTAGCAACGGATAAAGTCTTAGGGAATATTCAGCCAGACTGGATCGGAGGTGTTTATAATACATTTAGATACAAAAATTTCTCTCTTGGATTTCTGATTGATGTAAGAAAAGGAGGTAGTGTATACTCGCTTGATCAATCATACGGAAGTTTTACAGGGATGTATGAATATACTGCTGGGCTAAATGATTTAGGAAACCCTATTAGAAACTCACTTGCTGATGGAGGAGGTATAATTTTACCTGGAGTTAAGCAAAATGGAACGCCTAACGATGTTAGAGTAGATGCGTCTTTTGCAGGTGGTGCTTTTGGAACAGATGCAGGTTTGCCGCAAGAGGCATTTATTTATGATGCGTCATTTGTGAAATTACGTGAGGCTAAAATTTCTTACAGCCTACCTGCAGATTTATTAAGAAATACATTTATTAAAGGGATGACTTTCAGTCTACTTGGTCAAAATTTATGGATTATTCATAAAAATCTTCCGGATGCAGATCCTGAAGCAGGTACATCTTCAGGAAATATTCAAGGTTTCCAGTCAGGAGTTATGCCAACCACACGTATTTATTCATTCAATGTTAAATTAGATTTCTAAACCAGAATTAAAATGAAAAAGATATTTTCAATACTTACTATAGGTTCTTTAGCAATGCTAACGAGCTGTATCAATGGAGACGAAGATTTTAATAATAATCAAAGCCAGCCATATGAAGTTCCAGCTGAACCTCTTTTGACAAATGCTCAAAAAGAACTGATGGATCAAATGGAAACTCCAAGTGTGAATTTAAATGTATTCAGATTTTTCCAACATTACTTGGCTACTACCATATACAGAAACGATGCACGTTTCAATTTTACCGGGACAAGAAAAGTTCCGGACAATATGTGGCTTGCATTGTATACTGATGTATTAGGAAACATAAATCAGGCAAAAAAAATAATTCCATCAGAAATAAAACCTACTTTAACACCACAAGCTGCATGGGATAAGCAGCAGGCAAATAAATTGGCAATTCTTAATTTAATGGAAATTTATACTTATCAGGTTCTAGTTGACAGTTTTGGAAATGTTCCTTACTCTGAGGCTGCAAAACCAGAAACAATTGTACTTCCAAAATATGATGACGCAAAAACTATTTATGCAGATTTAATTGCAAGACTCAATTCTATTATCGCAACTTTAGATGCCGGATATCCTAGTTTTCAAACAGGTGACAATATCTATAATGGTAATGTAGCAGATTGGATTATTTTTGCAAACAGTTTAAAACTGAAAGTTGGGATCAATTTGGCAGACGTTAATCCTACATTAGCTAAGCAGGCTGTTGAGTCTGCATTTGCAGGAGGAGTATTGTTGAATAATGCTACAAATTCATTATTTAAGTATGATGCAACATCTCCAAACTTTAATCGTTTGTATGCTGAAGTAATAGCAAGTAATAGAAACGACTTTGTTGCAGAAAAAGGAATAGTGGATGTAATGAATACTTTGAACGACCCTAGAAGACAATTCTATTTTACAACGGTAAGTGGAAGTTATGTAGGTGGTACAGTAGGATTAACTAATAATTATAATGACAACTCTCATATTGGAAATAGTTTATTGGCTCCGAATAAGCCAGGACTTTTATTTGATGCTTCAGAAGTTAATTTTTATTTAGCAGAAGCTGCTGCTAGAGGATATAGTGTTGGTGACACAGCACAAAAATATTACGAAGATGCTATCAAAAGATCTATGGAGCAGTGGGGAGTATCAACATCTGATATCACAACATATTTAGCAAATCCTAGTGTCGTATTTTCTCCTGCAAATTGGAAACAAAGTATTGGACAACAAGCTTGGATCGCTATGTATAACAGAGGATTTGAATCTTGGAACTTTTATAGAAGGCTTGATTATCCTGTGTTAACAGCACCTAATGCAGTCCCTGCTGCAGCGGGTAAGGTTCCTACAAGATTGACATATCCGATTAACGAACAGACAGTTAATGGAACTAATTGGAGTCAAGCATCATCAGCAATAGGAGGTGATAAATTGACTACCAAAGTATTCTGGGACATTAATTAAACTAAAAAAACACCTTAGTTAACATTCATATTTAATCCGCCTTCGGGCGGTTTTTTTATTTCCGTATATTTGTGATTCGAAAATTAAAGAAGACTAAGGCTGTTTCGTATAGCTTAAAAACGATACACACATGAATATTAAAAATATAATAGAAGAAAAACTTTCGGAAGTTATCTTGAATGTCTATCAGTTGAAAGACATTAATCTGGAAGTTCAAGAAAATAAAACCGAATTTGAAGGAGATTTTACAATCGTAACGTTCCCGTTGGTAAAGCAATTGAAGAAAAATCCGGAAAGTATTGCGGTTGAATTGGGAGAGGCATTAACAGAACAAACCGAATTACTGGAAAGCTTCAATGTTATCAAAGGCTTTTTGAATGTTAAAGTTAAAAATCAGTTTTTTGTAGATCAGTTCAGATCTATCAATAACGATTTTGATACAATTGAAAAGAAAAATTCTACGGTAATGGTAGAATATTCTTCTCCGAATACCAACAAACCCCTTCACTTAGGGCATATCAGAAATAATTTATTAGGTTTTTCTGTGGGTCAGATTCTTAAAGAAGCGGGTTATGATGTGATTAAAACGCAGATTATTAATGATCGTGGAATTCACATATGTAAGTCGATGCTGGCTTGGGAGAAATTCGGGAAAGGAGAAACTCCT from Chryseobacterium wanjuense includes these protein-coding regions:
- a CDS encoding SusC/RagA family TonB-linked outer membrane protein, which encodes MKKLTMGVLSIVLSSSLAVVQAQTQPKKDTIKTQDIEGVVVTALGIKREKKSLGYSSQTLDAEKVNSVPTNNFINNLSGKVAGMEIKNNGNFGGSSNIVLRGTKSITGDNQALIVLDGVPIISGNLNSSDASRGRDGFDFGNATADIDPNNIESINVLKGAAATALYGSMASNGAVIITTKKGKKSKTLGLSLSSTVSVGQMDKKTFPKYQNLYGGGYSGEDSFIHGDVNGDGIEDIISPTADDASYGPRFDPNLMVYQWDAFVPGDPNYGKATPWVAPKNNPTKFFQNSLSFVNSFNLNGGDELNMYNLTVTNNYETGILPNSRLNKNMLSGSYSRKFADNFTARTFLTFNDQTTIGRNSVGYGDNILTGFRQWYPLNVDILHLRDTYFRTKQNYTWNMNNPLNGDLSPAFWNNPYWDRYENFSSDDKTRLITGAELSYDVTSKLNILGRATIDYTNSKQEIRKAVGSHAEEFGLSQADETSGYWVFDDTILRQTYDLIGRYTWNISDKMNALFVAGGQFMDQHQRSMENSTTGGLIIPGLYTIANSRAYFPPVETNIRGQKAGVYAQASFDFDKFLFLEGTIRNDTSSALPKANRNYTYYSLGSSFVFSEFIKTNWLSFGKLRLSYAEVGNDMAFGRPGFFGNRGTVGGLPMADINTTFVDFETLKPERQKSWEVGLEASMFKRRVSLDVSLYKTNTQDLLFSVPQSPSTTYSFSLINAGETENKGIEVALGLVPLKSKDFQWDINVNWAKNRNMVVALNQGRDNLQLASFQETTLNATVGDAYGTFRGTGFVYDANGNKVVDEDGHYLVATDKVLGNIQPDWIGGVYNTFRYKNFSLGFLIDVRKGGSVYSLDQSYGSFTGMYEYTAGLNDLGNPIRNSLADGGGIILPGVKQNGTPNDVRVDASFAGGAFGTDAGLPQEAFIYDASFVKLREAKISYSLPADLLRNTFIKGMTFSLLGQNLWIIHKNLPDADPEAGTSSGNIQGFQSGVMPTTRIYSFNVKLDF
- a CDS encoding SusD/RagB family nutrient-binding outer membrane lipoprotein, with amino-acid sequence MKKIFSILTIGSLAMLTSCINGDEDFNNNQSQPYEVPAEPLLTNAQKELMDQMETPSVNLNVFRFFQHYLATTIYRNDARFNFTGTRKVPDNMWLALYTDVLGNINQAKKIIPSEIKPTLTPQAAWDKQQANKLAILNLMEIYTYQVLVDSFGNVPYSEAAKPETIVLPKYDDAKTIYADLIARLNSIIATLDAGYPSFQTGDNIYNGNVADWIIFANSLKLKVGINLADVNPTLAKQAVESAFAGGVLLNNATNSLFKYDATSPNFNRLYAEVIASNRNDFVAEKGIVDVMNTLNDPRRQFYFTTVSGSYVGGTVGLTNNYNDNSHIGNSLLAPNKPGLLFDASEVNFYLAEAAARGYSVGDTAQKYYEDAIKRSMEQWGVSTSDITTYLANPSVVFSPANWKQSIGQQAWIAMYNRGFESWNFYRRLDYPVLTAPNAVPAAAGKVPTRLTYPINEQTVNGTNWSQASSAIGGDKLTTKVFWDIN